The genomic interval CCCTCGCCAAAGTTGAGCAGCGTGTTGGTGGTGCCGCGCCAGCCCAGCTTGTGGTTCAGGCCTGCCAGCGCCACGTCGTTGCGCACGCCGGTCAGGTTGCCGTCGGTGTCCACCAGCTTCTTGGGCACGATGAACAGCGAGATGCCTTTGGTGCCGGGCACCAGCTTGCCGTCGGGGCCCGGGATCTTGGCGAGCACCAGGTGGATGATGTTCTCGGTCAGCTCGTGTTCGCCGGCCGAGATCCACATCTTGTTGCCCTTGAGGCGGTAGCGCGGGCCCAGCGGGTCATTCTCAAAGCCCTCGCCATCGGGCACAGCGCGCGTGGCCACATCGCTGAGCGACGAGCCTGCCTGCGGCTCCGACAGGCACATGGTGCCCGAGAAGCGGCCGGAGAACTCGTTGAGCGCAAACACCCTCTGCTGCGCCTCGGTGCCGTGCACCATGAGCAGATTGGCATTGCCCACCGTGAGCAGGCCCGAGCCCATGCTGATGGACGCCACGGCAAAAAAGCTGTTGGCCGCCGCCTCTACCGTATAGGGCAGCTGCATGCCGCCAATTTCGTAGTCCTGCGCGGCGCTGAGCATGCCCGAGGCGGCATAGGCCTTTTGTGCATCGTGCGTGCACTGCGGCAGCGTGACCTTCTCGCCATCAAAGTGCGGCTCCTGTGTGTCCACCGTGCGGTTGAAGGGGGCGTATTTCTCGCGCGCAATGCGCTCGCAGGTGTCGAGCACGGCGTCAAACGTGTCGCGCGAGTGGTCGGCAAAGCGGCTGCGTTCCTGCAGCTTTTCGGCCTGCAGCCAGCCATACAGAAGGAATTCGAGGGTGGAGCGTAGGGTGGTCATGCGGCAAATTATGGGTGGGAGTCACCGCAATGGCATGTCCGCTGCGTGACGCCCCGCCCGCTCCTAGGAACTGAGCTGCGCCCACAGCTTGTCCAGCCGCTTCACGCTTACCGGCTGGGGCGTGCGCAGCTCCTGCGCAAAGAAGCTCACGCGCAGCTCTTCCAGCAGCCAGCGCAGCTCCTGCATGCGCGCATCCACGGCGCCCTTGCGCTCGGCCACCAGGCGCCAGTAGCGCTGCTCTTGTGGGCGCAGTTCGGCTAGTTTGGCGGCGTCGCGGGCGGGGTCGGCGCGGTATTTATCCAGCCGCAGGGTGATGGCCTTGAGGTAGCGGGCGTAGTGGGCCAGTTGCGCCCACGGGGCCACGGCAATGAAATTCTTGGGCACCAGGCGTTGTAGCTGCTGCTGCGCGTCGGCCGTGGCTTCGGGCGCGTTCTTGGTGTCCTTGATCTTGCGGGCGGCGGCTGCGTATTCGGTGAGGATGGTGGCGGCCAGGCGGGCCACCTCGTTGGCGATCAGCGTGAGGCGGCCCCGGCCCTCTTCCACGCGGCGCTTGAAGGCGAACTCGTCGGTGGGCAGCGGGTCGAGCAAGAAGGCGCGGTCCAGCGCCACGTCGATGATCTGGGTGCGCAGCTCTTCCTGGGTGCCACCGCCTGTCCCGTCAGGCGACCGCCCGACTTGCATGTAAGCCACGGCCATCTTCTGCAGGTCGGGGATGTTCTTTTCGAGGTATTTGAGCGCGTCCTTGATCTGCAGCGCAAACAGGCGGCGCAGGCCCGCGCGGTGTTTGGCGGCGGCGACTTCGGGCTCGTCAAAAACCTCGATGGTCACGGCGTCGCCCCCGTCGATGAGCGCCGGGAAGCCGATCAGCGTCTGCCCGGCCTTTTTGATCTCCATCAGCTCGGGCAGCTCGCCAAACGTCCAGGTGGTGTAGCGCTGGCCTGCGGGGGTCGAGGGGGGGACGCTCGCAGGTGTCGCGGTGGCGGACGCTGCCCCCTTTACTCCTGATTTGGTAGCTGCTTGCGCTTTACCATCAAGCGCTGGAGGCATTTTTGACTCATTTTTTTCACCCTCTGCCGCCCCGCCACCGAGCTTGAGCCCTGCCAGCGCCTGGAATGCACCGCGCGCCTTGGCGCCCCATTCGGCCTTGAGCGCGCCCAGGTTGCGGCCATGGCCCAGCTGGCGGCCGTGCTCGTCCACCACGCGGAAGTTCATGAACAGGTGCGGGCTGAGCATGTCGAGCTTGAAGTCCGCCCGCTTCACGTCGAGCGAGGTCTCGTCGCGCACCTGCTTGAGCAGCACATCGGTGAGGCTGCCGGTGCCAAAACGTTCGGGCGCGCCCAGCAGCGCGGCCAGGCGGGTGGCGGACTCGGGCAGCGGCACAAAACGGCTGCGCGGGCGCTGGGGCAGGCTCTTGAGCAGCGCCTGGATCTTGTCCTTGAGCATGCCGGGCACCAGCCATTCGCAGCGCTCGTCGCTCACCTGGTTGAGCACGAAAAGCGGGATTGTCACAGTGATGCCGTCGCGCGCATCGCCGGGCTCGTGCAGGTAGCTGGCGGCGCAGTCCACACCACCCAAGCGCACCGTGCGTGGGAAGGCGTTGGTGGTGATGCCCGCGGCCTCGTGGCGCATCAGTTCTTCGCGGGTGAGCTTGAGCAGATCGGGCTGCTTTTTACTTTCGTCGCGGTACCAAGCCTCAAAGCTGTGGCCGCTGCATACCTCGGGCGGCAGCTGCTGGTCGTAGAAGGCGTAGATGAGTTCGTCGTCCACCAGCACGTCCTGGCGGCGGGACTTGTGCTCCAGCTCTTCGACCTTGGCGATCATCTTCTGGTTGGCGGCCAGAAACGGCAGCTTGGTCTCCCAGTTGCCACCCACCAGCGCTTCTCGGATGAACACCTCGCGCGCGGCGTGCGGGTCTACCTTGCCAAAGTTCACGCGGCGGTTGTTGTAGACCACGATGCCGTAGAGCGTGGCGCGCTCCAGAGCCACCACTTCGGCAGACTTTTTCTCCCAGTGCGGGTCGAGCAGCTGCTTCTTGAGCACATGCCCGCCAATCTGCTCCAGCCACTGCGGCTCGATGGCGGCAATGCCCCGGCCGAACAGGCGCGTGGTTTCCACCAGTTCCGACGCCACGATCCAGCGGCCGGGTTTCTTGTTCAGGTGGGCGCCGGGGTGTTTGTAGAACTTGATGCCGCGCGCGCCCAGGTACCAGTCTTCCTCGTCGCTCTTGGCGCCCACGTTGCCCAGCAGCCCGGCCAGCATCGACAGGTGCAGCTGCTCGTAGCTGGCGGGCTGGGTGTTGATCTGCCACTTGTGCTCGGTGACCACCGTAAGCAGCTGGGTGTGGATGTCGCGCCACTCGCGCAGGCGGCGGATGCTGATGAAGTTCTGGCGCAACAGCTGCTCGTACTGGCGGTTGCTGAGTTTGTGGGTCGCAGCGGGGACGGCGGCGGGTACAGCAGCAGGCGCTGCGGCAGGACTGCCCCCGCCACTGCGCTGCGCCACCGGCAAGTAGGCCTGCGAAGGCGCTTTCTGCGCGGCCATCGCCTTCTGGGCACGGGCCGATGGCAGGCTGGGCGCCCCGCCCCGGGCCTCGTTGATCCACTTCCACAGCTTCAGATAGCCGCTGAACTCGCTCTTGTCGTCGTCAAACTTGGCGTGCGCCTGGTCGGCCTGCTGCTGCGCCTCCATGGGGCGGTCACGCACGTCCTGCACGCTCAGTGCGCTGGCGATGATGAGCACCTCGTCCAGCGCCTTACGGTCGCGCGCCTCGATGATCATGCGGCCCACGCGCGGGTCCAGCGGCAGGCGCGACAGCTCCACGCCCATGGGGGTCAGCTCGTTGGCGTCATCCACGGCCCCCAGCTCGGCCAGCAGCTGGTAGCCGTCGGCAATCGCGCGGCCCGAGGGTGCCTCGATGAAGGGGAACTGCGTCACATCGCCCAGGTGCAGCGACTTCATGCGCAGGATGACGCCTGCCAGCGATGAACGCAGGATTTCGGGGTCGGTAAAACGGGGGCGGCTGTTGAAGCCGGCCTCGTCATACAGGCGAATGCAGATGCCGTTGGCCACGCGCCCGCAGCGGCCGGCGCGCTGGTTGGCGGCGGCCTGGCTGACGGGCTCGACCAGCAGCTGCTCCACCTTGCTACGGAAAGAGTAGCGCTTGACGCGCGCCGTACCTGCGTCAATCACATAACGAATGCCGGGCACGGTGAGCGAGGTCTCGGCCACGTTGGTCGCCAGCACGATGCGGCGGCCCGTGTGGCCGTCAAAAATGCGGTCCTGCTCGGCCTGACTCAGCCGGGCGAACAGCGGCAGCACCTCGGCATTGCGCATCACGGGCTGGTGCGACAGGTGCTTGCGCAGGTGGTCGGCGGCCTCGCGGATCTCGCGCTCGCCGGGCAAAAACACCAGGATGTCACCCGCCGCATTACCCTGCCAAAGCTCGTCCACACCATCGGCAATGGCTTCGTTCAGGCCGTAGTCGCGGCTTTCTTCAAACGGGCGGTAGCGCTGCTCCACCGGAAAGGTGCGGCCCGACACATAAATGATGGGCGCCGGACCTTTGGCGGATTCGAAATGCTTGGCAAACCGGTCGGCATCGATGGTGGCCGACGTGACGATGACCTTGAGGTCCCGCCGGCGCGGCAGGATCTGGCGGATGTAGCCCAGCAGAAAGTCGATATTCAGGCTGCGTTCGTGCGCCTCGTCGATGATGATGGTGTCGTAGGCCTTGAGCAGCGGGTCGGTCTGCGTCTCGGCCAGCAGGATGCCGTCGGTCATCAGCTTGACGGAGGCATCGCGGCTCAAGCGGTCCTGGAAGCGCACCTTGAAGCCCACCACGTCACCCAGCGGGGTCTTCAATTCTTCGGCAATGCGCTTGGCCACGCTGCTGGCGGCAATGCGGCGCGGCTGGGTGTGGCCGATGAGCTGGCCTTTTTGACCCGGCTTCGCGTTGCACTTGCCCCGGCCCAGCGCCAGCGCAATCTTGGGCAGCTGCGTGGTTTTGCCCGAGCCGGTTTCGCCGCACACGATGACAACCTGGTGCCGGGCAATGGCCTCCATGATCTCGTCGCGCCGTGCAGAGACGGGCAGGGATTCCGGGAACTCGATGTGCAGGGGGGTGGGAACTGTGGACGCAGTCAAGGCAGCAACTTCATAGACAATCGCGGATTATCCCAGTCCTGCTGCCTACCGTTTCCCGACCGCCACCCCCCACCATGTCTGCCGTTTTCAACTTTACCTTCGTCCCCTGGTTCCGGTCGGTCGCGCCCTATATCCACAAGTTCCGCAACCAGACCTTTGTGATCGGGCTCACGGGCGAAGGCATTGCGGCGGGCAAGCTGCACAACATTGCGCAGGATCTGGCGCTGATCCAGGCCATGGGGGTGCGCATCGTGCTCGTGCACGGTTTTCGCCCGCAGGTGAACGAGCAGCTGGCGGCCAAGGGCCATGCTGCCAAGTATTCGCACGGCATCCGCATCACCGACTCGGTGGCGCTCGATTGCGCCCAGGAGGCGGCTGGCCAGTTGCGCTACGAGATCGAGGCTGCCTTCAGCCAGGGCCTGCCCAACACGCCCATGGCGGGCGCCACGGTGCGGGTGATCTCGGGCAACTTCCTCACGGCCCGGCCCGTGGGCATTGTCGATGGCGTGGATTTTCAGCACTCGGGCGTGGTGCGCAAGGTGGATGTGGGGGGCATCCAGCGCACGCTCGACATGGGCGCGCTCGTGCTGCTGTCGCCGTTTGGTTTTTCGCCCACCGGCGAGGCGTTCAACCTGGCCATGGAAGAAGTGGCCACCAGCGTGGCCATCGAGCTGCGCGCCGACAAGCTGATTTTCATGACCGAGGTGCCCGGTATCCGCATGCAGCCCGGCGAACCGGCGAGTGAAGACAACCCCATTGACACCGAACTACCGCTGGCCGCTGCCCAGGCCCTGCTGGCCAAGCTGCCCATTGCGCAGCATCCCACCGACACGGGTTTTTACCTGCAGCACTGCGTGAAGGCCTGCAAGGCCGGCGTGGAGCGCAGCCACATCATCCCCTTCGCGCTCGACGGATCGCTGCTGCTGGAGGTGTATGTGCACGACGGCATCGGCACCATGGTGATCGACGAAAAGCTTGAAGAGCTGCGCGAGGCCACGATTGACGACGTGGGCGGCATCTTGCAGCTCATCGAGCCGTTTGAGAAAGACGGCACCCTGGTCAAGCGCGACCGCACCGAGATCGAACGCGACATCGCCAGCTACACCATCATCGAACACGACGGCGTGATCTTTGGCTGCGCGGCGCTCTACCCCTACCCCGAGGCCAAGACGGCCGAGATGGCCGCCGTGACGGTGTCACCGCAAAGTCAGGGCACGGGCGACGGCGAAAAGCTGCTCAAGCGC from Acidovorax sp. FHTAMBA carries:
- the hrpA gene encoding ATP-dependent RNA helicase HrpA; translated protein: MTASTVPTPLHIEFPESLPVSARRDEIMEAIARHQVVIVCGETGSGKTTQLPKIALALGRGKCNAKPGQKGQLIGHTQPRRIAASSVAKRIAEELKTPLGDVVGFKVRFQDRLSRDASVKLMTDGILLAETQTDPLLKAYDTIIIDEAHERSLNIDFLLGYIRQILPRRRDLKVIVTSATIDADRFAKHFESAKGPAPIIYVSGRTFPVEQRYRPFEESRDYGLNEAIADGVDELWQGNAAGDILVFLPGEREIREAADHLRKHLSHQPVMRNAEVLPLFARLSQAEQDRIFDGHTGRRIVLATNVAETSLTVPGIRYVIDAGTARVKRYSFRSKVEQLLVEPVSQAAANQRAGRCGRVANGICIRLYDEAGFNSRPRFTDPEILRSSLAGVILRMKSLHLGDVTQFPFIEAPSGRAIADGYQLLAELGAVDDANELTPMGVELSRLPLDPRVGRMIIEARDRKALDEVLIIASALSVQDVRDRPMEAQQQADQAHAKFDDDKSEFSGYLKLWKWINEARGGAPSLPSARAQKAMAAQKAPSQAYLPVAQRSGGGSPAAAPAAVPAAVPAATHKLSNRQYEQLLRQNFISIRRLREWRDIHTQLLTVVTEHKWQINTQPASYEQLHLSMLAGLLGNVGAKSDEEDWYLGARGIKFYKHPGAHLNKKPGRWIVASELVETTRLFGRGIAAIEPQWLEQIGGHVLKKQLLDPHWEKKSAEVVALERATLYGIVVYNNRRVNFGKVDPHAAREVFIREALVGGNWETKLPFLAANQKMIAKVEELEHKSRRQDVLVDDELIYAFYDQQLPPEVCSGHSFEAWYRDESKKQPDLLKLTREELMRHEAAGITTNAFPRTVRLGGVDCAASYLHEPGDARDGITVTIPLFVLNQVSDERCEWLVPGMLKDKIQALLKSLPQRPRSRFVPLPESATRLAALLGAPERFGTGSLTDVLLKQVRDETSLDVKRADFKLDMLSPHLFMNFRVVDEHGRQLGHGRNLGALKAEWGAKARGAFQALAGLKLGGGAAEGEKNESKMPPALDGKAQAATKSGVKGAASATATPASVPPSTPAGQRYTTWTFGELPELMEIKKAGQTLIGFPALIDGGDAVTIEVFDEPEVAAAKHRAGLRRLFALQIKDALKYLEKNIPDLQKMAVAYMQVGRSPDGTGGGTQEELRTQIIDVALDRAFLLDPLPTDEFAFKRRVEEGRGRLTLIANEVARLAATILTEYAAAARKIKDTKNAPEATADAQQQLQRLVPKNFIAVAPWAQLAHYARYLKAITLRLDKYRADPARDAAKLAELRPQEQRYWRLVAERKGAVDARMQELRWLLEELRVSFFAQELRTPQPVSVKRLDKLWAQLSS
- the argA gene encoding amino-acid N-acetyltransferase, whose protein sequence is MSAVFNFTFVPWFRSVAPYIHKFRNQTFVIGLTGEGIAAGKLHNIAQDLALIQAMGVRIVLVHGFRPQVNEQLAAKGHAAKYSHGIRITDSVALDCAQEAAGQLRYEIEAAFSQGLPNTPMAGATVRVISGNFLTARPVGIVDGVDFQHSGVVRKVDVGGIQRTLDMGALVLLSPFGFSPTGEAFNLAMEEVATSVAIELRADKLIFMTEVPGIRMQPGEPASEDNPIDTELPLAAAQALLAKLPIAQHPTDTGFYLQHCVKACKAGVERSHIIPFALDGSLLLEVYVHDGIGTMVIDEKLEELREATIDDVGGILQLIEPFEKDGTLVKRDRTEIERDIASYTIIEHDGVIFGCAALYPYPEAKTAEMAAVTVSPQSQGTGDGEKLLKRIEQRARLQGLDSIFVLTTRTMHWFIKRGFQPVDPDWLPDARKRKYNWDRRSQVLVKKL